A genomic stretch from Engraulis encrasicolus isolate BLACKSEA-1 chromosome 12, IST_EnEncr_1.0, whole genome shotgun sequence includes:
- the LOC134459632 gene encoding transmembrane protein 272-like: protein MTAGLEKAFHRCLQRIASNAYFVMGLLAFLALPLTMALVGAKSIDDCPIQPMIPLYLLIGGVVGSLKVSLLLYDIMHMRSLISKSVVIGDDDADEYPWRHNAPRYYVHVLLSCFLLIWFLLANYWVFSVYTPPFIAPFHQPLLYCRQALYVFAVFVLVLSHSVLVVLLCCGAWIRICSRLTVTTRRDDYHGDDDSP from the exons ATGACTGCGGGACTGGAGAAGGCATTCCACCGCTGTCTGCAGAGGATAGCCAGCAATG CGTACTTTGTGATGGGACTGCTGGCGTTCTTGGCCTTACCTCTGACCATGGCCCTCGTGg gtgctaaGAGTATTGATGACTGCCCCATCCAGCCCATGATCCCCCTCTACCTCCTCATCGGGGGCGTCGTCGGCAGCCTCAAG GTCTCCCTGCTCCTGTACGACATCATGCACATGCGTTCGCTCATCTCCAAGTCGGTGGTGATCGGTGACGACGATGCTGACGAGTATCCATGGCGACACAACGCGCCGCGCTACTACGTGCACGTGCtgctcagctgtttcctcctgaTCTG GTTCCTGCTGGCCAACTACTGGGTGTTCTCGGTCTACACTCCGCCGTTCATCGCTCCGTTCCACCAGCCTCTCCTCTACTGTCGCCAGGCGCTGTACGTCTTCGCCGTGTTCGTACTGGTCCTCAGCCACTctgtgctggtggtgctgctctGCTGCGGAGCCTGGATCAGGATCTGCTCTCGACTCACGGTCACCACGCGACGAGACGACTACCACGGGGACGATGACAGCCCATAA